The Apium graveolens cultivar Ventura chromosome 3, ASM990537v1, whole genome shotgun sequence sequence AATGAATATGCAGTCAGAGATTAGTTAGGGTAGAAGAAAATAGGAGAAGTTAGGGTTTATCAGGAGAGAAAATTGCGAGGGTTTTGAATTTGAAAATAGGTTAGCGTCAGGTCTGCTCAAGATTTATCCAACCCGTTATAACCGACCCAACCCAACCTTAAATTCGGCCGACCAAACCGAACCATCCAAAACCGTGGGTTAATTGGGTTGATTTTTGATTGGGCCGTTTGTAATGGGTTGGGTCAAAGTTTAGATATTTAAAATCTTAACCCGACCCAACccggttatatatatatatatatatatatatatatatatatatatatatatatatatatatgaggaaagttctatggagaccactttttcatcggagaccttggagaccatatatgttctgcaatcaaaacactataaaatatattattttgtgaagtatgttttacgagtattactaatttattaaaattattgaagatcatttaagtttaataagtagaatgtgtatgttctgcaagcTGAAAAAATATTctgcaaacttaacatgttttgcagaataaaatatttttgtaatgttttatattcggtacatatatgatattcaagaattttgaataaaataaggatGTTTGTAGAGTATGATTcgcaaaataatatgttttgcaaatatttttatgCAATATTTAACTTGCAGAACATAAGTGGTCTCCAAGGTTTACAAAAAaaagtggtctccatagaacttaacccatatatatatatatatactagtttATATAATTATAAACTAGTAGAAGTTACAAGGCAGATCATTTGATTACCTTCTTGCCTACATGGCAAACAATTTCAACTACACTTCTTTTCCTTTAAACGAAAGTAGTATTTAAACTATATTAGTTGGACATAAGCTTATAAGATATTAGTGTAGAGATTTTTTGCGTATTTTTGTGAAAACAACTTATTTGTTTTTATTCTTGTCATGTTACATGACACTAAAAGATAAAGAACAAAAATGCAAAGATATTAGCTAATTACAACTTATGATAGAGTGCTACGATTTGTGCCGCTACTCAGTTGGGATTTTGGAACCGGACTGTTGGAGACAGTAATGGACTCCAATTGTTGTAGATTTTTTCTTTCTATATAGTTCAACTAATTTTAGTTTTTTATATGCGATGGTTAATTTCTCTTCTAAATACCTTTAATTTAAAAGTTATGTATGATGACACGTCTAATAATATGATTGTTATATAATATTTGTTTTACAACCCGATCAACTCAAGGGTTGGGTTTTTTTTAATTAGTTTTTGAGATTAATGGGTTGAAATTTTTGTAACCTGTACTAAATGGGTTGGGTCGTTAAAATGATCAAACCGATCCAATCCATCCAATATACAGCCCTAGTTAACGTATAATATGGATTTATGATTGGAATGATAAATATGCTCTTTAATTGTTTCTAATTTTTAATTACAAAAAaatgatttatatttcctttaatatattaaaacttattttttaattaatttaaaatagcTAAATGAGTTGCCACCACCAAAATCTAAATTTGGGTGACTCCTTTTTAGAACACATTAAAAATATATAGATTCTCTATTTTGAAAGTCCAGATAAATCGTTCAAAATCGAGAATACGCCCCTAAATCAAAACTAGTGCATTTAATTTCATTTTCCTCTTTGTAAAACCCTGGAAATCCCCATAAACCCTAATGAACCAACAAAATTAATCTACAAATTCTCCGATAAATTCTTGTATTTTTTGCTAAGAAATGGAATTGAATGGATTTGAACCCATTTTCAAGCAACCCAAAACAGAGTGGTCTGACCTGAATTCGACCCGTTTGAAACCAATTATGGTATGTGTGGATGCTCCAGATTCTTCAAAGCTCCGAATTGAAGCTACTGATTTTGATTCAATTACTTGGGAGACTATTCTTTCAGTTGATCAGCTTGACGACATGGTTAGCTACTGATTTAAATGTTATTACAACTTTATTATTCTCAATTTAGAACTTAAAATTTGTATGTAAGATTCATTATAAGAACTTGACATGGGGGGAGGTTAAGTGAAAAATTGAAATGCTGAACTTTATTGAACCCCTATCTATCTCGAGGTTGTAAAATTCGAGTTTAGCTACTCAATTGTTCATTTGTTTAGTGTTGAGATTGTTTGTCTCATATTTTCTGACACTTTACGAATCAAAAATCCTCTTCACGATACAGCCTCTAATTTCCAACTGAAAGGTTCAAATTATGTATTGGTTACCTTAAAAAATTTCAAAGTTCTTGGTGGATTTTCAAACTATGTACCAACATTAGTTGtaaaaagtattttaaaattatatgtTTACAAAAGTATTAAACCAATGGAAGATGTCTAATATACTAGAGATCAACTATTTTCACTATATTGTTTTTAAAAGCTTATCTTGAATTTTAGctttaatttatattataaaagCCCACAGATATGCACTATATGAATTCTAGTAATCACGTTAGACTTTAAAAGTCCATCTTATActgatatatattgtgaatagtAAATTCTAGTCTAAAGCTCCATATTTTTTTAACTAGttaagagcaagtccaacaacTTCATTATTTGACCTCCTACATTAATATTTAGGGAATTAAGCAAAAATTCTAATGGTTCCCTCAAATACTAGGACATTCATTTCATTTCTTATTTGTAAGTAATCTTATAAGTAATCACCAGACATCCCTTATTTCTTACTCCGTCTCATTGGATTGATAATATTGTTCCAGTTCTCCCTCACATAATTTGAACAATGTTAACAATTcaatgggacggagggagtattataatattcatttctCCTTTTCTACATATCTCTTCTCATTCCAAAACATAGTTGGGgcttaaatttattatttttttaataataaagaAGATGAAAATGGATTCTTGTTGGAGTTTATACACAAAATGTTGTTCAAAATCACTGGGAATCATATGTTTCTAATATTTATAAGGAATGTCTAGGACACTGATTGGACATGCTCTTAGACCCACAATAGTAGGTCATATTATTTGGCCCGAATTACGTACTATGGAATATCTCCGATGAGGctctaatggtatattatagaTATACAGGTAAATATTCAAATAGCATGGGTTGATACTCTTTTGAGTGTAGTTCACGATTAGGCTTGATTGAGGTGGACAACTTAATAGATGTACCCCTTGGTGGATTTTCTCGGGCCACTTGGGTTGCCTAAATAATGTATTCTGAGTACTCCCGATCAGTCCAAGTTTGACATGTAACATATTTTGACCAATTAGCTCCAGTCTCCAGATCGAATCGGTTGGCAAACGATATCCCGAGCAGTCTCCGAGTTGACTGATTTTTTACAGCACTGTTTTATAGACATAACAGATATTGGTTCTTATTGTGGTAAAATTTAATTTCTTTCAAGCATGCCGCTTGATTATTTTCCATGTGGTGTAAGGGCTTCACACAATTCAAGTTATTTTAGTTCTTAATAGTAAGAAGTTTTTTTAACTGTGTAACTCTAGTTTACACTTTAGAATACTGATTTCTAGCCTTTTTTTATCTATAAAGTAGTAACTCCCAGAACATAATCGAACGATGAAAGAAAGCAAACGGATCACAAACAAAAGAACCATAAGTAAAATTTTAAGTTTAAAGCTCAGAAGTTTGTCAGTAACAAAAAAAATGAATTAATATACCAGTTTATGATTTTAATGTGTTCAAATTCTCTAATTTTTAAAAACATTAAGAATATGTTCCACTTTATATGTGCAATGTTGTTCACAGAGAGATACCATTGGAATTGGGGGACCGTGGTCTGAGTTTGTAGCTTATGTCATTGCTTCCATTCAATCTGAAGAGACAAAGCTTGTTTTCGAGGGAAAATCAGAGGATGATGGTGAGTACTTTATCAAAGTCCTCCTTTGCAATGATTATTTTGAGACTTTTCAGTTGTACTCCTTTTTCCCCCCTCAATGCCTATAAATGCTATAACAATCATGTCATCTTATATTTCAATTGGTATTGATAAAAGACTTGTAACTAGAATTCACAAAGTTACTAACAAAAAAATCAGTTTTGTACTTAATGAGATAGGCTAGTAACTAGAATTCATGAGATTGTCAAGTAACTTTTAAGCCAGTACTTGCggaataatattttaatttaaccAGTTTTGCGGCACTTTAGATAAATTGTACTTGTGCAGTTGTGCGCAAGATATAGATTGGTCTCTTTTGTTTAGTAGCCTTCAACTAAGAACCTAGAACAGTTAGATTGGACCAAATACTTTAAGTGTAGATAAAATTCATACATATATAGCCATAAATATTATAGTAGGAGGCTTCATGGCTCAGTATTACTCAGGCTTAGTTGGCCCCCATCTTCTTTCCTCTAATCATCAGCTATATAGGAGAGGTTTGAGAATTTCTTCCATTCTGCCCCATATTAATAGGTTGACGGAATAAAAGTTGGGATGTCTAATTACTTTTTGTAAAGGCACTTGTGCTTTTGAAACCTAAATTTCAAGAGGATGTGTGACTTTGGCATTGTCAGCACATTCATAATTATTTTTTCTACAGGTCCTGCATATGCAAAACTAATTGCTCAGAAATCGAAAGGGTTGCCAAAAATTACCTTTTCTCTTCATAAACTCAAGGCTGCTGCTGCGACTGTGGCAAGGAGAAATGTTTCTTTCACACTTTTTGGAGCATTTGAAACCTGCCAGAGTTTACTTGTAAAAGGTCAACTCTCTCATCTTGTTCATATTTAATgtttcttattacaaattcatATGTTTTTTTACAATTATTGGAATCATTATATTCTAGTACCTTAAGAGAATCGACTTTAGACTTTATATGGTTCAAGGCACATCATCGGACTGTAATGTAATTGGCATCTTAGCTTAAAAAAAGTCTGAGGTGCTGTGAGGGAAGAGGTCTCTGAAATCCAGTGTTCTTATTGTTGAGGGCAAACCATTAGAGTGTTTACTTCACAAGTTACTTGGTTATCCAAGTAAGGCATTATGATGATGTGCTTTCCAATGTAATTACTTACTGAAACTTTACCTTCAATATTTGTTATCAACAATGTTTTACCctattttttgttaaatataaTTTTGTCGTTGCCAATTGTGGGTCAATAATTTGCTGGAACCTAACACTTTTCAGTTTTCACTCGCGCAAGCTTTATACAAGCTCTTAAAAGTTGACTGGATTGGACTTGCATTATATTAGTATTTTGAATTGGGTAGTAACTGTGCTCAATGGTTTGGAGGCAGTAATATATATCGAATCCTTATGGGCAGATAGAAATTAATTATATGATTACATTTATATATAATCATGTAAAATATATACCTGAATAATTTTAAATATCTGTATCTGGAATTAAGCGATAATTAAAACCAACATGTTAATTCAACCGGAAGCAAAACAGATCATATATGGCTTGTCATGAATATCTTAGGTACTGTTGTTTATTAATTTTGTAAAAGAACTATTTTTATAACCTACagttaaattttttttattacttCGACAGTAGTACAAGTAGACTGTAAAGCATTTTGTATAAACAATTAATTTTCTGTTAGAATTAGGGCTATAAACGAACCAAGCTGTTCGTTAAGCTCGTCCGATTCGTTCGAGTTCGAGTTTGATAAGCTCGTCCGATAAGTTATCGAACTCGAGTTCGAACAATATTTCTTGTCCGGTAATCTTAAAGAAATGAACCGAACTTTTAAAGTGTTCGAATCGAGTTTGGTTCGTGTTCGGTTCGAGTTTGGTTCAAAAAAAATAGAATATTTATAATGTTATATGTATAAATAATATATgtattattaataatatatatgaattaaattttataattatttcaaataaatattttattggtgaaaaaatattaaattaatagtTTGATACAATTTTttacttaaaaaaatatttaattttttttttaaatatacaTATAATGTTCACGAACAGTTCGTGTTCGGTTCGGTTCGATTTGTTCGCGAACAGTTCGTGTTCGGTTCGAATATTTACTGAACTCGAGTTCGGACAAGAAATTTTGTCCGATAAGATTACCGAACAATGTTCGGTTCGATAAGATTTTGTCCGAATTCTTTAAAAGTTCGGCCGAGTTCGGTTCGTTTACGGCTCTAGTTAGAAGTAAAAGTTAGTAGGCTTTTAAAGGTCTTGTAGAAGTAGTTTTACTATTTTTTAATGTAACTGTACCTTTTAAGTAAGATTGAAGTAATTGTATCTATCTATAATTGAATCATGCAACGTAAAAGCTTGTAAGTTTTCTTATATACAATGTATAGGTCATGATTATCATGTCTTTACTGAAAAGAAAACTAAGCTATTGCCGTTCCTGTCTGTGTGTgtgcgagagagagagagagagctgtTCTTAAGCAggtttttataattatatatacgCAAGACTAGAATTCcaatttatttgaatatttacTAATATTTCTAGTAATTGTTGGACAACTACAATAGTTAaaagaaaatttagaaaaatGAAGAGGAAACTTATTTGTGTgtatttatacatatataattattttaaaagttGGATTATGGGTCCACGAGTACTGGCACATGATTTAATAACTTCATATACTAATCTTCAATGTACTTTCAGTGAATCAGCAATTAGATCGtttttttgtgtgtgtgtgtgtgtattttaTTATGTTGTTAATGGCATTTGCTAGACAAGGATAATTGGATAAGTATTCACTTGTTAACTTTGCTTCATTTATCTTGCCTCAGAGAAAGAGGCTGGGTACAAACTGAAGGAACTGTTTGCAGCTGAACAGGTATCTGTACTCGTTTCTGCCATTATTTAAATGACGGAGTGCATTTTGTATCAAATTTATTGACAAGTTTATGTTGCAATTGTTCATATATTTATTACATCTTCTGTTGCATTGCCACCATTCCGATATGCATGTAGTCATCATACTGGTGGTCAATGGTTATTTACTCTATCCTAATTGTTCTCACTAATATTGGTGTCAACTTCACTAGCTTTTCGAGTCATGATATGCAATGGATGGTACAGGTGAGAAGTTGCATACAGGTAAAATGCCATGTTATATGTCAAAAGTCTGTTCGTGAGTAGAACTTGAACTATCCAGAGGGCTGGCATGAAAATGAAGTAAGAAGTCCCGAGTTTGGAAGGGGAAGCTTGGCATTATTTTGTATGTAAAAGCCACACTCTTCTGGTTCAAGGCTGTCATTATCTCCCCACTTGGTCCATTTTATCCACTTCCCACCTTCCCCATGTGCAACAGCACTGTTTTCTGCTTCTCCAAAAAAACCTCATCTTCCCACTCATTCTGCACATTAAAAACTATATGATTTCCGTGACACGTGCGTGCACATAATATATACAGGGAGCACGGGAAAAGTTAGTAGAGGAAAGATGCAGAACATTCTAGTGAATTTTGAAATATGTGATCGAGTCTTGTACTAAAGAAATAGAGTAATGATATACAGAAGTTTTCGAGAATTGTTTCGCATAGAAGTTTTCATCTTGGACAGGTTTTCTTATGTTACTCCATTTAATTGTATCTCAAATTTTTAGTGTGACTTATTATTATTGAATTGGGAATTTAAGTTCCACCATGGTTTCTACCTCTTATAATTTATGGGGAGTCCATATCAACTCCATGCCCTTACTTTGAGCAGTGTGGTATTATATTATTGCATCTGATTATTGGTATATTGATGTATGGAAAGATAAAATGATTATACAGAAATCCCAACTATAGAAAATGGAAATTAAAAAGTAAGGGTTTGATTGCAGGTAGCCAGATATGGTGCACGCGcgtgtgtgtgtttgtgtatgTGAAGTGACAACTCATTGTTAATCATTCTGAAAGCCCCTACTTGCTTTATCAGGAAAAGAATCAGAATCTCAAGACAAAACTTGATTCAGTCTCGTCTTCCAAAAGGCACAAGTCACAGAATGTGACAGAGGAAGGATTAGGAACCTCACAATCTCTCTCTGGTAACACTTTACTAAATACTGCAGGTGCACAATTCATTAGGTTTTAGCGTCTAGTTTTTAGCCTGTTGGCAATACATTCGATAAAGAGCTTGATTGACTATTTGTATGAAGATTAGATTAATCCAGAAATGATTGCCTATTGCTTGTTGTAATCTTACAAAGTAGTGATATGCATATTcatcaagtataaattttaaagTAGCTTATTTTCTCTGTTTACTTATAATTTTAGATCCCACTATGATTAACTAGTAATGTTAGTCATTAATAGCTTAAATCTTTAAAGTGATCGGTAGTTCAAACACGGTATAGAGATCAgctaattaattcgaatttttgaAATTAAGTCTTCCTCTGTGTCTTAGACCCTCTATGTAAAGCATCTGTAGGTTCTTTCTCCTCTCATATATTATCGGACCCAACTCTCTGTGCACGTATATGACTGCTTATGATATTAAGAATAAAATTATTGTTGACAAGACAAATGAGATTACATGTTTGTGTGAAGTCTAATACTTCCTCTGTCCCAATTTATTTGTCCTGTTTGACTTTTTGTGGTCAATTGATTCAATTTTGACCGAAAATTTCATAGAGTacataattaaaaaaattatatcattaaaaagtacacgtaatctactttaatacgtattttcagttttttaaaataatgaaaGATTGATATTTAATTTACGGTCAAAGTTGGGTCAATTTGACCACAAAAAATCAAATatgacagataaattgggacacAGGGAGTACTTTAAAATTTTCAACTTGGGTTTTGTTATGCTCCTAGTCGCTATCACACTTGCGGTACCATAAGTTTATTGATATATCAGAGTACCTGAGTCTGTGTTGCAATTTTTCATCAAATATTATATTTCTTCGTGATTAATGGAGGAATGCTGTGTACAGAATTCAGATAACCCGGATCTGTGTTGAACTGGTTCTTACAGACACGTAGGTCTGATTTTATTGAATTTACCTGCTTAAGCCAAGAGAATAACAATTTGTGGTTTACTAATAAAGTAAAAACGTACGTGGTAGCTATGATATTTTCTACAAGTTGAGGATTATGTTTTCAAAATTGAATTCTTTCCAAGTTGTCAGTACTTAATAATAACAGGAACACATGTATATATTTCTGCATAAAATCTACTTCCCTTTTGGTTCTTTAATTTTTGTCcttttaatatatttatttatgttgcaatttttttttattatatatcCAGTTGAAAACAAGCAAGGAAACCAGAAACTGGGTTTAAGCAAAGTACCTAAACGTGTTGTACCAGCATATCGCAGGTTATACGTGTGTCACTGAGTTGGAAGTTCTAAGTTAATCTATTAAATCCATTGTTCTGAACATCTAACAAAAACTTGCAGGTCAAAAGTTAGAGGAGTTATTTTGCAAGACACTGAAGATGATGCAGATAATTAAAGTGGAAACCCGAATTGTAGCTTGAATATACTGTGCATTAATACCGATAGAAATAGATATGACTAGTACTAGACTTGTGTTTCTTCTTTCCATTCCATTATGTTCAGATTGTGGTGATTGTATGACATAACACTTAACTGCTCACATATTGGGACAGAGGTATTTGCTCCTGTTT is a genomic window containing:
- the LOC141712325 gene encoding uncharacterized protein LOC141712325 isoform X1 yields the protein MELNGFEPIFKQPKTEWSDLNSTRLKPIMVCVDAPDSSKLRIEATDFDSITWETILSVDQLDDMRDTIGIGGPWSEFVAYVIASIQSEETKLVFEGKSEDDGPAYAKLIAQKSKGLPKITFSLHKLKAAAATVARRNVSFTLFGAFETCQSLLVKEKEAGYKLKELFAAEQEKNQNLKTKLDSVSSSKRHKSQNVTEEGLGTSQSLSGNTLLNTAVENKQGNQKLGLSKVPKRVVPAYRQKLEELFCKTLKMMQIIKVETRIVA
- the LOC141712325 gene encoding uncharacterized protein LOC141712325 isoform X2, whose product is MELNGFEPIFKQPKTEWSDLNSTRLKPIMVCVDAPDSSKLRIEATDFDSITWETILSVDQLDDMRDTIGIGGPWSEFVAYVIASIQSEETKLVFEGKSEDDGPAYAKLIAQKSKGLPKITFSLHKLKAAAATVARRNVSFTLFGAFETCQSLLVKEKEAGYKLKELFAAEQEKNQNLKTKLDSVSSSKRHKSQNVTEEGLGTSQSLSGNTLLNTAVENKQGNQKLGLSKVPKRVVPAYRRSKVRGVILQDTEDDADN
- the LOC141712325 gene encoding uncharacterized protein LOC141712325 isoform X3 is translated as MELNGFEPIFKQPKTEWSDLNSTRLKPIMVCVDAPDSSKLRIEATDFDSITWETILSVDQLDDMRDTIGIGGPWSEFVAYVIASIQSEETKLVFEGKSEDDGPAYAKLIAQKSKGLPKITFSLHKLKAAAATVARRNVSFTLFGAFETCQSLLVKEKEAGYKLKELFAAEQEKNQNLKTKLDSVSSSKRHKSQNVTEEGLGTSQSLSVENKQGNQKLGLSKVPKRVVPAYRQKLEELFCKTLKMMQIIKVETRIVA
- the LOC141712325 gene encoding uncharacterized protein LOC141712325 isoform X4, which translates into the protein MELNGFEPIFKQPKTEWSDLNSTRLKPIMVCVDAPDSSKLRIEATDFDSITWETILSVDQLDDMRDTIGIGGPWSEFVAYVIASIQSEETKLVFEGKSEDDGPAYAKLIAQKSKGLPKITFSLHKLKAAAATVARRNVSFTLFGAFETCQSLLVKEKEAGYKLKELFAAEQEKNQNLKTKLDSVSSSKRHKSQNVTEEGLGTSQSLSVENKQGNQKLGLSKVPKRVVPAYRRSKVRGVILQDTEDDADN